DNA from Bradyrhizobium japonicum USDA 6:
GCCTCCGCCATGCGCGCCTTCGTGCGCCAGGACCCCGACGTCATCATGGTCGGCGAGGTCCGCGACGCCGAGACCGCTCATATCGCGATCCATGCCGCGCTGACCGGCCATCTCGTGCTGACGACGCTGCACACCGAGACCGCGGCCGCCGCCGTGCCGCGCCTGATCGATCTCGGCATCGAGGGCTTCCTGCTCAAGTCCACGCTGCGCGCGGTGGTCGCGCAGCGCCTGGTACGCATGCTCTGCGACCGCTGCAAGGTGCCGCACACGCTGACCGAGGCCGATCTCGCCAAGGACCCGCGCTTTGCGGTGATCGGATTCAAGTGCGGCGAGGTCGTGCACGAGGCCGGCGGCTGCGAACGCTGCGGCGGCACCGGCTATCGCGGGCGCAACGGCGTGTTCGAGATCCTGGAGATGTCCGACGAGGTGCGCACGCTGATCGGCCCGCAGACCGACTCCCATTCGATCGATGCCGCCGCGATGCGCGGCGGCATGACGACGATGCTGGAGGATGCGGTCGCCAAATGCCGGGCCGGGCTGACGACGGTCCCCGAAGTCTTCCGCGTCACGACGGTGCGCTAGGGCATGCCGAACTATCGCTACCGCGCGCTCAATGCCAACGGCGAGCTGGTCTCCGGCGCCATCGCCGCGCCCGGGCCGGGCGACGTCGCGCAGCAGATCGAGCAGCTCGGTCTGGTGCTGGTCGACAACGTCACGCCGGAAGAGGGCGGCGCGACCGGCGGTGTGCTCAGCCTCTTCAACAGGCCGAAGCCGGAAGACGTCACGATCCTCACCCGCGATCTCGCGCTGCTGCTGCGCGCCGGCGCCCGCATCAATGACGGACTGGAGCTGCTCGCGACCGATCCCGATCTCGGCCGGCTGCGCCCCGTCGTCGCCGACATCCGATCGCGCGTCGTCGCGGGCGAGAGCTTTGCCGAGGCGCTGGCGCGACACGAGGGGCTGTTTCCGCCGATGTATATCGCGCTGGTGCGGGTCGGCGAGGCCTCGGGCTCGCTGGATCAGGTGCTGGAGGTGCTGGCCGGCGAACGCTCGCGCAGCGAGGCATTGCGGCGCCGGTTGTCGGATGCGATCCGCTATCCGCTGTTCGTGCTCGGCGCGGCCGGCTGCGTGCTGCTGTTCTTCCTCACCTTCGTGCTGCCGCAGTTCGCCAGCGTGTTGCAGGATTTCGGCGCCAAGGTCGATCCGATCGTCGGGATCTTCCTCAACATCTCGACCTTTCTGCGCGGCAATTCCGATGCGGTGCTCGCCGGCCTTGCGGCCACCATCGCCGCCATTTGGCTCTTGCTCCGGCAGGAGCGCGTCCGCCGCGGCCTCACCAATGCGATCACACGGCTGCCGGCGATCCGCAACGTGATGCGTGCGTACCGCACGGCGCTGTTCTGCCGCAATCTCGGCCTGCTGCTCGGCAGCGGCGTCAATCTCACCGTCACGCTGCGCATCCTGATTGACATGATGGCGACGACCGGCCCGTCCGCGGTCTGGAGCGACGCCGCCGACCGGGTTCGGCATGGTTCAAAACTCTCCGACGCACTGGCCGAGACGGAGGCGCTGCCGCCGATGGCGGTGCGCATGCTGAGGTTGGGCGACGAGACCGGGCAATTGCCGATGCTGTCGGGCCGGGTCGCCGAATTCTACGAGACCAAGCTGCAGCGAACGCTCGATCGCGCGGTCGGCGTCGCCGGGCCGGCGGCAATCATCGCGATCTCGCTCGTCGTCGGCGGCCTGATCACGTCGGTGATGACGGCGCTGATGTCGGTGAGCCAGATTGTCGGATAAGCAGGTAATGGGAGGGGTTCGAAGTGAGCAAACATCCGTCGTTTAGGCGCGGCCGGCGGCGCGCGCGGCGAGGGGAGGCTGGCTTCACCCTGGTCGAGATGCTGGTGGTCATCACCATCATCGGGATGATCATGGCGCTGGTCGGCCCGCGGGTGCTGAACTATCTCAGCGAGTCCAAGGCGAAGGCCGCAAAGATCCAGATCGAGAGCTTCTCCAGCGCGCTCGATCTCTATTATCTCGATGTCGGCCGCTATCCGACCTCCAATGAGGGCCTTGCGGGACTGACGCGCACCAACAATCAGGCCGGCTGGAACGGGCCGTACCTGCGTGGCGGCGTGGTGCCGAACGATCCCTGGGGCCACGTCTACGTCTATCGCTCGCCGGGCGCGAGCGCGCCCTACGAGATCATCTCGCTCGGATCGGACGGTCAGGAAGGCGGCAGTGGAACGGCAGCCGACATCGCCAGCGGCGCGCGCTGAAGGTCTTCGCGAGGCGCAAGACTTCAACGCACAGGGCTTCAACGCGCAAGGCTTCGCGCTGATCGAGATCCTGTGCGTACTCGCGATCATCGGCCTGCTCGCAGCGATCATCATGCCGGCGATTCCGCGCACGACGACGCGCGCGAGGCTCGAGAGCTACGCGGTCGAGACCGCGGCACTGCTGAAAGCCGATCGCAACGCGGCGCTGCGCCGCCAGGTGAGGGTGGTGACGCAGGTGGACGCGGAGGGGCGCGCGATCCGTTCCGGCGTCACCGGGCGGACCATCCGCCTGCCGGGCGACGTGGTCATGCAGGCGACGCTGGCGTCGCGTTGCGCCGATCGCGCGACGGGGCGGTCGATCGACTTCTTTCCGTCGGGCATGTCGTGCGGCGGGACGATCGCGCTGGCGCGGCCGGGGATGGGTTATGAAGTGCGCGTCAACTGGCTGACCGGAGGTGTCGAGATTGTCCCGCAGAAGCTGCTCTGACGCCGCCGGCTTCACCCTGATCGAGGCGCTGGTCGCGCTCGCGATCATCGCGGTCGTGCTCGGGACGATCGGCTCGGTCATCGCCACGACGGCGAAGGGCACCCGCTCGATCGACCAGCATCTGGTGCTATCAGGCACGGCCGAGCGGCTGCTTGCGGACCTGCCGGCGCGCGGATTGCTGAAGCCCGGCCGACAGAGCGGCGAACTCGCCGGCAGCCACTGGCGCGTTGATATCGCGCCGATGAACGTGGCGGGCGGCAATCCCGCCACCGATCGCTTCGTGCCGATGGCGGTCAATCTGCGCCTCCAGCGCGCCGACGGCAGTGCGATCCAGATCACGACGGTGAAGCTGGTGCCCAGGGGATCGCAATGAAGGGCTTCGCGATGAGGGGGCCGGCGATGAAACGCCTGCGCCGCGCGCTCGCCGATGAGGCCGGCTTTACCCTGCTCGAAGTGCTGCTCGCGACGCTGCTCATGACCGTCATCCTGGCGGCGCTGGCGACGGTGACGGCGCAATGGCTGCCGAACTGGAATCGCGGCATCGCCCGCGTGCAGCGGGCCGAGCGCCTCGCCACCGGACTCGACCGCATCGTCGCCGACCTGTCGGTCGCCGAGCACGTGCCGGTCAACGGCGACGCGAGGGCGCCGCTGTTCGACGGCGCCGAATTGTCGGTGACCTTTTTGCGCACCGCGCTCGGTCCGAGCGCGCGTCCGGGACTCGAATTCATCCGCCTGATCGAGAAGGCCGATGCGCAGGGGCTCGCGCTGGTGCGGGAGCGCGCGCCGTTCCAGCCGATGCCGACCGACGGGCAGATCCGCTTCGTCGACCAAGTCGTGCTGATCCGCGCGCCGTTCCGGGTGAGCTTCTCCTATGCCGGACCGGACGGGCAGTGGCAGCCGATCTGGCGGGGCCAGCCGCAACTGCCGGACCGCATCCGCATCACCGTGCGCGACGGCGCCACCGGGCAGGTGCTGGCGGTCTCGGCTGCGGTGGTTCCGCACATCACGGCGGCGGCGGAATGTGCGCGGGCCAAGAATCCGGCGACTTGCGTGGCGTCGCAGAACCGGCCGCAACAGGCGCAGAAGGAGGAGCAACAGCTATGAGCGGCGCGAGGCATCACGGCGGCGCGCTTCGCGATGACCGCGGCTTCATCGTCGTCGTGGTGCTCTGGATGCTGGCGGCGCTGGCCGCGCTCGCGCTGATCTACCTGACCTATGTCACCAATACCGCGGTCACGGTCGCGGTCAACGCAGACCGGCTGCAGACTGACGCGCTGGTGAACGCCGGCCTCGAGCTCGCAGCCTACCGGCTGACGGCGCAGAACGAGGCCACGCGTCCGACCAGCGGCACCTTCAACGCCCGTGTCGGGGCCGGCCGGGTGAGCGTCACGTTCCGCTCGGAGGCGGCACGCATCGACCTCAACATGGCGCCGAAGCCGATCCTCGCGGGCCTGATGACGGCGCTGGGTGTTTCCGCGGACAATGCGCCCGTCTATGCCGACCGTATCGTCGCCTGGCGGTCGTCGACGGAGCCCGGCCAGGACAATCCGGAGGATTCCTACTACCGCACGCTGGGCGCCTCCTATCTGCCGCGCCATGCGCCGTTTCCGCACAGCGACGAGCTCTGGCTCGTGCGCGGCATCCCGCCCGCCGTGGTCGAGCGTGTGCTGCCCTTCGTCACCGTGTTCAGCAACATGCGGACGGTGAACGTGCTCGACGCCGCGCCGCAGGTGGTGGCGGCGCTGCCGGGCATGACGCCGCAGACGCTGCAACAGGTCTTGCGCGACCGCACCGATCCCAACATCGACCCGCGCTCCCTGGTTGGGCTCGCCGGTGGCGGCGCTGCGACAATCGAGGGCGCGAAGGCGTACCGGCTCACAGTGGCCGTGGAGGCGCCTTCGCACCGGCAGAGCTCGGCCGAGATCGTCATCCTCCTTCTCGAAAGCGGCGATGAGCCGTATCGTGTATTGTCGTGGCACAACGACTTCGACGGCTCCGCCGGAAAGCCTCTGTGAGATGAGTTCGCTCAGTTCCCTTCGCGCGATTGCCGATGCCTGGACCGGCGCCGTGGCCGGTACCATCGTCGCCGCCCTGGAACGGATGGTGTCGCCGCGCGTGGTGCGGCTGGTCGAGGGCGAGACCGGCGCGTTCGCGCTGGAGGCTGCGAAGTCGGAGAACATCCTGAAGGAGATCGCGTTCGAGGACGGCAAGTTCGCCAGTCCCGATCTGGCGCAGATCGTCCGCGGCAGCCGCGTCGAAATCGTGCTGCGGCCGTCGCGCTTCCTGTTCCGACCGCTGGAGCTGCCGGCCCGCGCCGCGGATTTCCTCGACGGTATCGTGCGGGCACAGATCGACCGACTGACGCCGTGGAGCGCGAGCGAGGCCGTGTTCGGTTGCAGCCGGCCATCGCCGCATGGCAGCGAGAGCATCACCACCGAGATCGCAGCCGCGCCGCGCCGGCTGGCGATGGGTTATGTCGAGGCGTTATCGGGCTTCCACCCGTCCGCGATCGCGATCGCGACGGAGGCGCCCGCGGGAGCGCGCATCAAGGTGTTCGAGCAGAGGTCGCGCGGCGCGGTCGATCCTGCGCGGCTGAGCCGGACGCTGCAGGCGGTGCTGGCTTTCGCCGCAATCGCCGCGGTCGTCGGATCGGTCGCCGCAAGCTATCTCGCCGACAGCCTCGGCGCGCAGGAAGCCGAGCTCGACCGGCAGATCACCCAGCGCCGCGCGGCGCTCCGCTCGGGCGGGGACGGTGGCGAGCGCTCGCCGCTGGCGCTGCTGGAGCGGCGCAAATACGAGACGCCGGCGAGCGTGATCGTGCTGGAATCGCTCAGCCGCATCCTGCCGGACCACACGTTTGTCACCGAGCTGCATCTGGCCGGCAACAAGCTTCAGATCGGTGGCATCACGCGTGATGCGCCCTCGCTTATTCCCTTGATCGAGCAGTCCCAGCATTTCACCCGCGCGACCTTCTATGCCCCGACCACGCGTGCCCCGTCCGATCCCGGCGAGCGCTTCCACATCGAGGCGCAGATCGAACCGAGGAACGCGCCATGAGCAGCGCAGGAATCGCGAGCGGAAATGCGGTTACACGTGCGCTCGCCGGCTCGCCGCTGATCGCGGTCACGCTCTATCTCGCGGTAACAGGCGGGCTCTTGCTGATGGCGGGCCTGTCGATCGCCGATGTCATCGCCCACCGTCAGGCCCTGGCGCAGACCTCCGACCTGCTCGACCAGCTGCGTGGCCGCAAGGGCGGCGCCAAGAACGCCGCGGCAGCAATGGCCGAGCATCCCGGCACGCCGTTCCTGGAAGGGCCGACCGTGACGGTCGCCGGCGCCAATCTGCTGCAGCGGGTCGCGGCAGCGGTCGGCAATGTCGGCGGCTCGGTGCAGTCCTCGCAGGTCGACGTATCAGGCGCGCAGGCCAAGGACGGATTCGTCGGCCTCGTCGTGAGCTGCGAGCTGGACCAGCCCGCGCTCCAGAAGGTGCTGTACGATCTCGAAGCCGGCATGCCGTTCCTGTTCGTCGATCAGCTCGACGTCCAGGTGCCCCAGACCACCGCGCTGAACGAGGCCGGCACCGGCCGCGTCAGGGTGATTTTGGGAGTTTCCGGCCAGTGGCAGGCGGGAAAGTAGGATCAGCTCACCAGCTGTACTTGAACACGCCCTTGCCGGAATAGCTGGTGACGTTGCCGGAGAACTCGCCGTCGAAGGTGCCGGCGATCGAGAAGCCACTCAACCATTTCATCTCGGCGCTGGCGCTGAGGAGCGCGGAGTCGGCGTCGACCCTGGCGCCGTTCACGACAAAGCTGGTGCCGAGCAGGGTCTGGAACAGCGCGGTGACGGCACGGCTCGGATTGTAGTCGTGCGCCCAGGCGGCGCGGCCGCGCAGCGTCAGTACGCCGTTCTGCATCGCATAGGCCTTGTCGGTGCGCAGGCCGAGCTCGGAGCGGGTGTCGGTGAGGGACTGCGAGGCGTAGTTCAGCGCGAACAGGCCGCCGCCATTGAGACTGACTTCGGAGTAGTTGGGCAGGTTGAAGTTCGTCACCTGCGCCGCCGCATAGGGCGTGATGCCGACCAGCGGCGTCGCGAAGCGATAGCCGCCCTCGAAGCGAGCCGAGAACGTGTCGGCCTTGAAGCGGCCCTGCAGCTGGTCGAAGCCGCCGGGCGCCACGGTGCGGTTGGTGGTGACGTCGTGCCAGCCATAGGCGAGCGCGGCCGAGACGTAGGCAGGTCCGAAATTGTGGCGGCCATAGACGCCGGCCTGGAACATATCGGCCGAGCCCGAGCCCATCGCATTCGCAACCGAGTAGTTCAGCCCGCCGCCGCCGAGCGCGAAGCCGACCAGCGTGTCCACCGAGACCCTGTAGTCGGCGCCGGCAGCGCCGCCCCAGACCCGTGCGGTCAGGTCTTGCGAGCCGACCTGCGCATTGCCGCCGACATCGGCCGAGCCGCCATAGCCGGCGGCCCAGACGCTCCAGCGGCTGCTCGGCTGCGGCGAGAGCAGCGGCGCCTTGGTCGCCATCGCGTAAGCCTCGCGCTCGCGCGCATTGGCCGGACGCATCTTCGCGTAGGCCGTCATGTCATCGCTCTCGGCGAATTGCGCGACGCTGCCCGCCTTGGCAAAGCCGCCCGAGCGTCCGATGACGGTCGGATCGAGCATCAAATTGAGGAACTGGCCGTCGGCGTTGATCGCGGACTGGATGATGCCGGTGCCGAGCTCGCCCGAGGCGGTCGTCAGCCCTGCCGGCGACAGCGCGGCGAAGGCGGCGGGAATGCCGCCGGTCGCGTTGAAGAAGTTGGTCAGCGTGTTCGCGACGTTCTGCTGGTTGACGTTGAGCCCGCCCGCCTGCGCGAAATCGACGTTGACGTTGAGGAACACGTTGCTGGTGTCGTAGCTCAGCTTCGCGTTGATCGTCGGCATGTTGGAGACGACGGTCGGGTTGAAGGTGGTGTTGGTGAGGCTGCCGGCCGCGGTCAGGATCGTGTACTGCTTCTTGACCGTCCCCGAGGTGAAGTTCGCGCGCACCGTCGCGCCGCCGAGATCGGTCGCGCCCGTGACCTGGGTAAGGCTGGCATTGCCGGTGGAGACCTGCACCAGATAGGTCGAGGCCGCCGTGAAGATCAGCGAGCCGTTGATCGTCAGCGGGCCGAACGGGTTCGCCGCGCTGCCCGGCGCAAGCGTGCCGCCGTTGACCTGGACGCCGGCCACCGTGCCGCTGCCGGCGAGCGTGCCGCCGGTGTTGACCGTGATCGGGCTGTTCAGGATCGAGCCGTCCACCACCAGCGTGCCGCCATTCACGGTGGTGGCGCCGGTATAGGTGTTGTTGCCGGACAGCGTCTGCGCGCCTCCGGCGACGGTCAGGCCGCCACCGAAGCCGGCATCGTCGATGACGCCCGAGAAATTGCCGATGCCGTTGCTGATCGTCAGCGTGTTGGCGCCGAGATTGACATTGCCTGAGCCCGCCAGCGATTTGATCGAGGTGCCGCCGTTGAGCAGGCCCGAGATGTCGAAGATGCCGTTGGCGATGACGTTGCTGGAGGTCGCGATGCTGCCATTGAGCCCGCCGAAATCGATCAGATCGAGCTCGCCGCCGGCTGCAATGTTCGTGATGCCGGTATAGGTGTTGGTGCCGAACAGCTGCTGCGTCGCGCCGTTCGCGATCGCGAGATTGCCACCGGTGCCGCCGCCGATGCCGCCGTCCTGGATCACGCCGCCGAAGAAGGTGCCGCTCGTGATCGTCAGCGTCTTCGATCCCAGCGAGACGACGCCGGCGGTGCTGGCGGAGAAGAGGCCGGCGACCGAAGCGCCTGACGTGGTCTGGGAAATATCGAGCGTTGCGCCTCCGCCCGCGAGGGCGACATAGAGCGAGTTCGCAATCGATCCGCTGCCCTTCAGCGCGAGCGTTGCGCCCCCGTCGATCTGAGTGACGTTGCTGTAGGTGTTCACGCCGCTGATCGTCTGGACGCCGCCGCCGACCTCGAGGCCGCCGGTGCCTTGAATGACGCCCGCGAATTCCGTCGAACCGTTGGTGACGAACAGTCCCTTGCTGCCGAGATTCACGAGGCCGCTGGAATTGCCGGCGAGCGTCGTGATGGCGGCAAACGAGGGGATGATGGCGGAAATGTCGAGCGTCGCGTTGACGGTGACGAGGCTGGAGCCGGAGATGATGCCGAAGCCCGACAGTGCCAGCGTTCCGGCCGAGACGGTCGTCGCGCCGGTGTAGCTGTTGCCGCCGGTCAGCGTCAGCGTGCCGGTGCCGACCTTGGTCAGGCCGCCGCCGTTGCCGGAGATCACGCCGTCGACCTGGGTCGAGGCGTTGTTGCCGCCCGTGGTCAGCGTCTTGGCGCCGAGCACGTAGCTGCCGGCGCCTTCGATCGAGCCCGCGGTCATGCCGGCGCTGGTGAGGCCCGAGATGTCGACGATGCCGCCGGCATTGGTGATGAAGCGGGCGTTGCCGCCGGTCGCCGTGCCGGTGAAGCTCGTGGTGGCAAAATTCTCGGTGGTGATGGTGGCGCTGCCGGCGGAGGCGGAGCCGGCGAAGCTCAGCGAGCCGCTGTTGGAGATCGTCGACGTGCCCGCGGTGGCCGAGGTGTTGAACGAGAGGAAGCCGGTGGCGGCATTGGTGATGTTGGCGTTGTTGGCCGAGCTCGCGTCGTTGAAGTTCATCACGATGTTGTTCGTGATCGTCGCAGTGCCGGCGTTGCTGCTGCCGTTGAACTCGACATCGCCGTTGTTGGTGATGTTGGCCGAGCCCGCGGTGCTGGTGTCGTTGAAGATCATCGCGCCGGCAGAGACGTTGTACGTCACGACGTTGCTGCCACCGCTCGCGCTGCTCGAATTCGTGAACGCCATGCTGGAGCTGACGTTGAACGTCTGGACGTTGGTCGAATTGTTCGAGATGCCGGCGCCGTTCACCACGAAAATGTCGTTGGTGGTGACGGTATAGGCTTGCGCATTGGGTGCGGCGGTGAACACCACGGAGCCGATGTTGACGACACCGTTGCTGTCGACCGTGTTCGAGCCGGAGTTGGTGAAGGTGGCAGTGCCGTCCGGTACGTCCGGATTCGACGTCCAATTCGTGCCGTCCGTCCATTCGGTGGTGGCGCCGGCCCAGGTGCCATCGACGGCATGCGCGGCGACCACCCCGAGCGCGGTGGTGGCGAGCAGGGTCGCCAGCGAGTGCCGAAGGAGGGACCCCAGCGCGTATCCGGTCCCCTTGCGCCCCATCGTCGGTCCAGCCATCGGTATTCCCAAATAGGCAAACGAAATCATCAAAAATATGCAGCTCGAGCGTGTGGTGGAGCCGTGCGCCTGCCCCATAGTCTCATGGCGTCGCAGCGGCGGGCAATGAATGGAGGTCTATTTGCGCCGCGTTCTTGCCCGTTCCGAGTGCAATTTCAACGAGCGTGGCCGTTGGGCAACATTTTCACGCGTTGCAATATGCGAGGCAGGAAGCTCATGGATTGCAGTCCGGCTTGGGATCAAAACGGTGCCGGTTGATGGCGAGGCGCATCGGAACTAGTCTGGTGGGCGAGGCTTGCCGCGTGCTGGCGTGACAACCATTCGCAAGGGAATTTCGATGTCCGGGGGGCTGAGACCGACGGGATTGGCGATGCTGTGCGCGGCCGCCGCGTCATGCTGGGTCTCGAGCATGATCCTGGGTGTTGCCGAGACCGCGGCTGCCACCTCGTCGCGCATGGACATCCTGTCCGACGATGCCCCGCCCAGCGCGGCCGAAAGCGTCGATGTCGGCGCCATGCGGCCGATCGCGCGGCCGTCGCAGGCGGCGAGCAAGCCGATCCCGCGCGGCAATCCGCTGTGGTCGGTGCCGCTCTCGGCGCTGACCGTGACCCAGGAGCGCCCGATCTTCTCGGCGATGCGCCGGCCGCCGCCGCGCGCGGTGGCCGCGTCTCCGGTCGAGGAGGTGAACGTGCCGGCGCCGCCCAGGCCGGTCGAGGGACCGCCGCCTCTGCTGCTGGTCGGGGCCGTGGTGGGCGAGGGCGACGCCATCGCGATCTTCGTGAACCGCGCCGATCAGAAGGTCGTGCGCCTGCGCCAGGGCGAATCGCTCGGCGGCTGGTCGCTAGCCGAGGTTCAGCCGCGCGAGGTGACGCTCAAGCAGGGCGATCGCAGCGAGGTCCTGGCGCTGCAGCGGCCGGATCCAGCGGCCTCTCCCCGGACCCCACCTCCGACCCCGACCGATTCCGCGAGCGTTGAGGGTAAGCTGGTCACGCCGACCACGGGCGATGCGTCGTTCGCCCCTTTCGTG
Protein-coding regions in this window:
- a CDS encoding type II secretion system F family protein codes for the protein MPNYRYRALNANGELVSGAIAAPGPGDVAQQIEQLGLVLVDNVTPEEGGATGGVLSLFNRPKPEDVTILTRDLALLLRAGARINDGLELLATDPDLGRLRPVVADIRSRVVAGESFAEALARHEGLFPPMYIALVRVGEASGSLDQVLEVLAGERSRSEALRRRLSDAIRYPLFVLGAAGCVLLFFLTFVLPQFASVLQDFGAKVDPIVGIFLNISTFLRGNSDAVLAGLAATIAAIWLLLRQERVRRGLTNAITRLPAIRNVMRAYRTALFCRNLGLLLGSGVNLTVTLRILIDMMATTGPSAVWSDAADRVRHGSKLSDALAETEALPPMAVRMLRLGDETGQLPMLSGRVAEFYETKLQRTLDRAVGVAGPAAIIAISLVVGGLITSVMTALMSVSQIVG
- a CDS encoding type IV pilus modification PilV family protein yields the protein MSRLSRRSCSDAAGFTLIEALVALAIIAVVLGTIGSVIATTAKGTRSIDQHLVLSGTAERLLADLPARGLLKPGRQSGELAGSHWRVDIAPMNVAGGNPATDRFVPMAVNLRLQRADGSAIQITTVKLVPRGSQ
- the gspG gene encoding type II secretion system major pseudopilin GspG; this encodes MSKHPSFRRGRRRARRGEAGFTLVEMLVVITIIGMIMALVGPRVLNYLSESKAKAAKIQIESFSSALDLYYLDVGRYPTSNEGLAGLTRTNNQAGWNGPYLRGGVVPNDPWGHVYVYRSPGASAPYEIISLGSDGQEGGSGTAADIASGAR
- a CDS encoding PilN domain-containing protein is translated as MSSLSSLRAIADAWTGAVAGTIVAALERMVSPRVVRLVEGETGAFALEAAKSENILKEIAFEDGKFASPDLAQIVRGSRVEIVLRPSRFLFRPLELPARAADFLDGIVRAQIDRLTPWSASEAVFGCSRPSPHGSESITTEIAAAPRRLAMGYVEALSGFHPSAIAIATEAPAGARIKVFEQRSRGAVDPARLSRTLQAVLAFAAIAAVVGSVAASYLADSLGAQEAELDRQITQRRAALRSGGDGGERSPLALLERRKYETPASVIVLESLSRILPDHTFVTELHLAGNKLQIGGITRDAPSLIPLIEQSQHFTRATFYAPTTRAPSDPGERFHIEAQIEPRNAP
- a CDS encoding prepilin-type N-terminal cleavage/methylation domain-containing protein, with the translated sequence MERQPTSPAARAEGLREAQDFNAQGFNAQGFALIEILCVLAIIGLLAAIIMPAIPRTTTRARLESYAVETAALLKADRNAALRRQVRVVTQVDAEGRAIRSGVTGRTIRLPGDVVMQATLASRCADRATGRSIDFFPSGMSCGGTIALARPGMGYEVRVNWLTGGVEIVPQKLL
- a CDS encoding autotransporter outer membrane beta-barrel domain-containing protein, coding for MAGPTMGRKGTGYALGSLLRHSLATLLATTALGVVAAHAVDGTWAGATTEWTDGTNWTSNPDVPDGTATFTNSGSNTVDSNGVVNIGSVVFTAAPNAQAYTVTTNDIFVVNGAGISNNSTNVQTFNVSSSMAFTNSSSASGGSNVVTYNVSAGAMIFNDTSTAGSANITNNGDVEFNGSSNAGTATITNNIVMNFNDASSANNANITNAATGFLSFNTSATAGTSTISNSGSLSFAGSASAGSATITTENFATTSFTGTATGGNARFITNAGGIVDISGLTSAGMTAGSIEGAGSYVLGAKTLTTGGNNASTQVDGVISGNGGGLTKVGTGTLTLTGGNSYTGATTVSAGTLALSGFGIISGSSLVTVNATLDISAIIPSFAAITTLAGNSSGLVNLGSKGLFVTNGSTEFAGVIQGTGGLEVGGGVQTISGVNTYSNVTQIDGGATLALKGSGSIANSLYVALAGGGATLDISQTTSGASVAGLFSASTAGVVSLGSKTLTITSGTFFGGVIQDGGIGGGTGGNLAIANGATQQLFGTNTYTGITNIAAGGELDLIDFGGLNGSIATSSNVIANGIFDISGLLNGGTSIKSLAGSGNVNLGANTLTISNGIGNFSGVIDDAGFGGGLTVAGGAQTLSGNNTYTGATTVNGGTLVVDGSILNSPITVNTGGTLAGSGTVAGVQVNGGTLAPGSAANPFGPLTINGSLIFTAASTYLVQVSTGNASLTQVTGATDLGGATVRANFTSGTVKKQYTILTAAGSLTNTTFNPTVVSNMPTINAKLSYDTSNVFLNVNVDFAQAGGLNVNQQNVANTLTNFFNATGGIPAAFAALSPAGLTTASGELGTGIIQSAINADGQFLNLMLDPTVIGRSGGFAKAGSVAQFAESDDMTAYAKMRPANAREREAYAMATKAPLLSPQPSSRWSVWAAGYGGSADVGGNAQVGSQDLTARVWGGAAGADYRVSVDTLVGFALGGGGLNYSVANAMGSGSADMFQAGVYGRHNFGPAYVSAALAYGWHDVTTNRTVAPGGFDQLQGRFKADTFSARFEGGYRFATPLVGITPYAAAQVTNFNLPNYSEVSLNGGGLFALNYASQSLTDTRSELGLRTDKAYAMQNGVLTLRGRAAWAHDYNPSRAVTALFQTLLGTSFVVNGARVDADSALLSASAEMKWLSGFSIAGTFDGEFSGNVTSYSGKGVFKYSW
- the gspM gene encoding type II secretion system protein GspM, which codes for MSSAGIASGNAVTRALAGSPLIAVTLYLAVTGGLLLMAGLSIADVIAHRQALAQTSDLLDQLRGRKGGAKNAAAAMAEHPGTPFLEGPTVTVAGANLLQRVAAAVGNVGGSVQSSQVDVSGAQAKDGFVGLVVSCELDQPALQKVLYDLEAGMPFLFVDQLDVQVPQTTALNEAGTGRVRVILGVSGQWQAGK
- a CDS encoding general secretion pathway protein GspK; the protein is MSGARHHGGALRDDRGFIVVVVLWMLAALAALALIYLTYVTNTAVTVAVNADRLQTDALVNAGLELAAYRLTAQNEATRPTSGTFNARVGAGRVSVTFRSEAARIDLNMAPKPILAGLMTALGVSADNAPVYADRIVAWRSSTEPGQDNPEDSYYRTLGASYLPRHAPFPHSDELWLVRGIPPAVVERVLPFVTVFSNMRTVNVLDAAPQVVAALPGMTPQTLQQVLRDRTDPNIDPRSLVGLAGGGAATIEGAKAYRLTVAVEAPSHRQSSAEIVILLLESGDEPYRVLSWHNDFDGSAGKPL